In one Hymenobacter sp. DG25B genomic region, the following are encoded:
- the dnaA gene encoding chromosomal replication initiator protein DnaA, translated as MLKDCRTVWANCLRIIRSSIGEQSFRTWFEPIVPIELQGNVLIIQVPSQFFYEWLEEHYVEELKRGIYQELGPEGRLEYSIVVDQGNSQNKPRTVNIPTARKAAAPTQAASPAGSLAVGAMTASARNVAAAAAAPAQQQLRNPFEAAKGIDRNYLHSQLNNTYSFENYIEGDCNRLARSAGLAVANKPGTTSFNPLMIYGGVGLGKTHLVQAIGNHIKASNSDKFVLYVSAEKFTNQFIESLRSNAVQDFANFYLLVDILILDDVQFLSGKDKTQEMFFHIFNHLHQAGRQIVMTSDRPPRDLVGLEDRLLSRFKWGLTADLQSPDFETRMAIIQNKMEQDGIDIPPQVVEYLAYSVDTNVRELEGVLISLIAQSSLNRREIDLEMAKQALRHIIEDVEAEVNLDFIQKTVAEFFSISVDLLKDKTRKKEVVTARQVAMYFAKEHTNHSLKSIGYHFGGRDHSTVIHSVQTVSDLIDSDKQFRGQIQDLRKKFTNGKTGK; from the coding sequence ATGTTGAAGGATTGCCGTACCGTCTGGGCCAACTGTCTTCGCATCATCAGGAGCAGCATTGGGGAGCAAAGCTTCCGCACCTGGTTTGAGCCTATAGTGCCCATTGAGCTGCAGGGCAACGTGCTGATCATTCAGGTGCCCAGCCAGTTTTTTTACGAGTGGCTGGAAGAGCACTATGTAGAAGAGCTGAAGCGCGGTATTTACCAGGAGCTGGGCCCGGAAGGCCGCCTGGAATACTCTATTGTAGTAGACCAGGGCAACAGCCAGAACAAGCCCCGCACCGTTAATATTCCTACGGCCCGCAAAGCCGCCGCGCCCACGCAGGCTGCCTCACCGGCTGGTTCACTGGCCGTAGGGGCCATGACGGCCAGCGCCCGCAACGTGGCCGCTGCCGCGGCCGCCCCGGCCCAGCAGCAGCTGCGCAACCCTTTCGAGGCTGCCAAGGGCATCGACCGTAATTACCTGCATTCGCAGCTCAACAATACCTACTCCTTCGAGAATTACATTGAGGGAGACTGCAACCGCCTGGCCCGCTCGGCTGGCTTGGCAGTGGCCAACAAGCCCGGCACCACGTCCTTCAACCCGCTCATGATTTATGGCGGCGTGGGGCTGGGGAAAACCCACCTGGTGCAGGCCATTGGCAACCACATCAAAGCCAGCAACTCCGACAAGTTTGTGCTCTACGTGTCGGCGGAGAAGTTTACCAATCAGTTTATCGAGAGCCTGCGCAGCAACGCCGTGCAGGACTTCGCCAACTTCTACCTGCTGGTAGATATTCTGATTCTGGACGACGTGCAGTTTCTGTCCGGCAAGGATAAAACACAGGAAATGTTCTTCCACATCTTCAACCACCTGCACCAGGCGGGCCGGCAGATTGTGATGACCTCCGACCGGCCGCCCCGCGACCTGGTGGGCCTGGAAGACCGGCTGCTCTCCCGCTTTAAGTGGGGCCTTACCGCCGACCTGCAAAGCCCCGACTTTGAGACGCGCATGGCCATCATCCAGAATAAAATGGAGCAGGATGGCATTGATATTCCGCCGCAGGTGGTGGAATACCTGGCATACTCCGTGGACACCAACGTGCGGGAGCTGGAAGGCGTACTCATTTCCCTGATTGCCCAAAGCAGCCTCAACCGCCGCGAAATTGACCTGGAAATGGCCAAGCAGGCGCTTCGTCATATTATCGAAGACGTAGAAGCCGAGGTAAACCTGGACTTCATTCAGAAAACGGTGGCCGAGTTCTTCAGCATTTCCGTGGATTTGCTGAAAGACAAAACCCGCAAGAAAGAAGTGGTAACTGCCCGGCAGGTGGCTATGTACTTTGCCAAGGAGCACACCAACCACTCCCTGAAAAGCATTGGCTACCACTTTGGTGGCCGCGACCATAGCACCGTTATTCACTCGGTGCAGACGGTTTCCGACCTGATTGACTCCGATAAGCAGTTCCGGGGGCAGATCCAGGATTTGCGCAAGAAGTTTACCAACGGCAAAACCGGGAAGTAG
- a CDS encoding GH3 auxin-responsive promoter family protein has protein sequence MGLKSVLSRPFAAYIYHQYQQWQRNPVATQQRVFKQIVEQASQTAFGRDHAFAAIKTPADLARQVPVRDYEGLAPYFKRLKQGEANVFWPGKPLYLAKSSGTTSGAKYIPITQASISNHINGARDALLHYVHATGRSQFLDGKLIFLTGSPVLENVGGIPTGRLSGIVNHHVPAYLRRNQLPSYATNCIEDWETKLDHIADEMLGQHLTLISGIPPWVQMYFDKLVARTGRPVGEVFPDFNLFVYGGVNFEPYRKKLFETIGRPIDHLELFPASEGFLAFQDEPGNPGLLLLLDTGIFYEFIPAERIFEANPPRLTLADVELDKQYALVLNSNAGLWGYSIGDTIRFVSLAPYRVVVTGRIKHYLSAFGEHVIGEEVEQILRDAMQQHPEVEVVEFTVAPHISDNPLVDSYHEWLIEFAHPPQNMASFAAALDAGLRQRNVYYNDLIKGRILTPLQITSLPLGAFQRYMKSLGKLGGQNKVPRLSNDRKVAEGLLSIIEL, from the coding sequence ATGGGTCTGAAATCTGTTCTTAGCCGCCCTTTTGCTGCCTACATCTACCACCAGTACCAGCAGTGGCAGCGCAATCCGGTAGCCACTCAGCAGCGCGTATTCAAGCAAATTGTGGAGCAGGCTTCCCAGACTGCTTTCGGGCGTGACCATGCGTTTGCGGCCATAAAGACACCCGCCGACCTGGCCCGGCAGGTTCCGGTGCGGGACTACGAAGGATTGGCGCCCTACTTCAAACGCCTCAAGCAAGGCGAAGCCAATGTGTTCTGGCCAGGCAAACCCTTGTATTTGGCTAAATCCAGTGGTACCACCTCGGGGGCCAAGTATATTCCCATCACGCAGGCCAGCATTTCCAATCATATCAATGGCGCCCGCGACGCCCTCTTGCATTATGTGCATGCCACTGGCCGCAGCCAATTTCTGGATGGCAAGCTGATTTTCCTCACCGGCTCCCCGGTTTTGGAAAACGTAGGGGGCATACCTACCGGCCGTCTTTCCGGAATTGTCAACCACCATGTACCAGCCTATCTGCGGCGCAATCAGCTGCCCAGCTATGCTACCAACTGTATTGAGGATTGGGAGACAAAGCTGGACCACATTGCCGATGAAATGCTGGGCCAGCACCTTACCCTTATTTCCGGTATTCCGCCCTGGGTGCAGATGTATTTTGATAAGCTTGTGGCCCGCACGGGCCGGCCGGTAGGAGAGGTATTTCCTGATTTTAATCTGTTCGTGTACGGTGGCGTAAACTTTGAGCCCTATCGTAAAAAGCTGTTCGAAACCATTGGGCGCCCTATCGACCACCTGGAGCTGTTTCCGGCCTCTGAAGGTTTCCTGGCTTTTCAGGATGAGCCGGGCAATCCGGGCCTGTTGCTACTGCTCGATACGGGCATTTTTTACGAGTTTATTCCCGCCGAGCGCATTTTTGAGGCGAACCCGCCCCGCCTGACCCTGGCCGATGTAGAGCTGGACAAGCAGTATGCCCTGGTGCTCAATTCCAATGCCGGCCTCTGGGGCTATAGCATTGGCGACACCATACGCTTTGTGAGTCTTGCGCCTTACCGCGTGGTGGTTACTGGCCGCATCAAGCATTACCTGTCGGCTTTTGGAGAGCATGTAATTGGGGAAGAGGTAGAGCAGATTCTGCGCGATGCTATGCAGCAGCACCCGGAGGTAGAAGTAGTAGAATTTACCGTAGCCCCTCACATCAGCGACAACCCCTTGGTTGACTCCTACCATGAGTGGCTGATAGAGTTTGCGCATCCCCCCCAAAACATGGCCAGTTTTGCCGCAGCCCTGGATGCTGGCCTACGCCAGCGCAACGTGTACTATAATGATTTGATAAAGGGCCGTATCCTGACCCCTCTCCAAATCACCAGCTTGCCACTGGGGGCATTCCAACGCTACATGAAGAGCCTGGGCAAGCTGGGTGGGCAGAACAAAGTGCCGCGCCTGAGCAATGATAGGAAGGTGGCGGAGGGGCTGCTGAGTATCATTGAACTCTAA
- a CDS encoding OsmC family peroxiredoxin yields MINQRGNAVWNGDIKGNGEVSTQSGLVKAPYSVGARFEGQKGTNPEELIGAAHAGCYTMFLTGQLTKAGAQVKQLRTESKVSLDTSGDIPKVVKISLTTEGEVAGITQEEFQKHAEFAKQNCPISQLLQAVPEMELTSATLKS; encoded by the coding sequence ATGATCAATCAACGTGGCAATGCCGTTTGGAACGGCGACATCAAAGGCAACGGCGAAGTTTCTACCCAAAGCGGGCTGGTAAAAGCGCCTTACTCCGTAGGCGCGCGCTTTGAAGGCCAGAAAGGCACCAACCCGGAAGAGCTGATTGGGGCGGCCCACGCGGGCTGCTACACCATGTTTCTCACGGGCCAGCTAACCAAAGCCGGCGCCCAGGTAAAGCAGCTGCGCACGGAGTCTAAGGTATCATTGGATACCTCCGGTGACATTCCGAAAGTGGTAAAAATCTCCCTGACGACCGAAGGCGAAGTGGCAGGCATTACCCAGGAAGAGTTTCAGAAGCACGCAGAGTTTGCCAAGCAGAACTGCCCTATTTCTCAGCTGCTGCAGGCCGTGCCCGAAATGGAGCTGACCTCGGCTACGCTGAAGAGCTAA
- the scpA gene encoding methylmalonyl-CoA mutase encodes MKPNFAQIPYNAAPLPTIPAEATETSTPEGISLHSFYTADDLAGISHLGFGAGQAPYLRGPYASMYVQSPWTIRQYAGFSTAEESNAFYRRNLAGGQKGLSVAFDLATHRGYDSDHPRVVGDVGKAGVAIDSVEDMKVLFNQIPLDQMSVSMTMNGAVLPIMAFYIVAAEEQGVTPEKLSGTIQNDILKEFMVRNTYIYPPAPSMRIIADIFAYTAQNMPRFNSISISGYHMQEAGATADIELAYTLADGLEYVRAGLAAGMTIDQFAPRLSFFWAIGMNHFMEIAKLRAGRLLWAKLIRQFNPTNPKSLALRTHCQTSGYSLTEQDPFNNVARTCVEALAAVLGGTQSLHTNALDEAIALPTDFSARIARNTQLYLQHETDVTKVVDPWGGSYYVESLTKELADKAWALMQEVEELGGMAKAIETGLPKMRIEEAAARKQARIDSHKEIIVGVNKYRPSQETVGNEQQIEVLDIDNAAVRESQIARLNKIKAERDNASVQAALDVLTEAARTGQGNLLELAVHAARFRATLGEISDALEKVYGRHQATIRAISGVYSAEMDYDQEFAKARDAADAFARNEGRRPRMMVAKMGQDGHDRGSKIIATSFADVGFDVDIAPLFQTPEEVARQAVENDVHVVGVSSLAAGHKTLIPQLIEELKKLGREDILVIAGGVIPAQDYQFLYDAGVAGVYGPGTVIAVAAQEILEKLGE; translated from the coding sequence ATGAAACCCAACTTCGCCCAGATACCCTATAACGCCGCGCCGCTGCCTACTATTCCCGCGGAGGCCACGGAAACCAGCACGCCGGAGGGCATCAGTCTGCACAGTTTTTACACGGCCGATGATTTGGCGGGCATCAGCCACCTGGGCTTTGGCGCGGGCCAGGCGCCGTACCTGCGCGGGCCCTACGCCAGCATGTACGTGCAAAGCCCCTGGACCATCCGGCAGTATGCGGGCTTCAGCACGGCCGAGGAAAGCAACGCTTTCTACCGCCGCAACCTGGCGGGCGGGCAAAAGGGCCTTTCCGTAGCGTTTGACCTGGCCACGCACCGCGGCTACGACTCCGACCACCCCCGCGTGGTGGGCGACGTGGGTAAGGCCGGTGTCGCCATCGACTCGGTGGAGGATATGAAGGTGCTCTTCAACCAGATTCCGCTGGATCAGATGTCTGTGTCGATGACCATGAACGGGGCTGTGCTGCCCATTATGGCGTTTTACATTGTGGCCGCTGAGGAGCAGGGCGTAACGCCGGAAAAGCTGTCGGGCACTATTCAGAACGATATTCTGAAGGAATTCATGGTGCGGAATACCTACATCTATCCGCCCGCGCCCAGCATGCGCATCATTGCCGATATCTTCGCCTACACCGCCCAGAACATGCCGCGCTTCAACAGCATCAGCATCTCGGGCTACCACATGCAGGAGGCCGGCGCTACCGCCGATATTGAGCTGGCCTATACCCTGGCCGACGGCCTGGAATACGTGCGGGCCGGTTTGGCCGCCGGCATGACCATTGACCAGTTTGCCCCGCGCCTGTCGTTCTTCTGGGCCATTGGCATGAACCATTTCATGGAAATTGCCAAGCTGCGCGCCGGGCGTTTGCTCTGGGCCAAGCTCATCAGGCAGTTCAACCCCACCAACCCCAAAAGCCTGGCCCTGCGCACGCACTGCCAGACCTCGGGCTACTCCCTCACGGAGCAGGACCCCTTCAACAACGTGGCCCGCACCTGCGTGGAGGCGCTGGCTGCCGTACTGGGTGGCACCCAAAGCCTGCACACCAATGCCCTGGACGAGGCCATTGCCCTGCCCACCGACTTCTCGGCCCGCATTGCCCGCAACACCCAGCTTTACCTCCAGCACGAGACGGACGTTACCAAGGTGGTAGACCCCTGGGGCGGTTCCTACTACGTGGAAAGCCTCACCAAAGAGCTGGCCGACAAAGCCTGGGCTCTGATGCAGGAAGTGGAAGAGCTGGGCGGCATGGCCAAAGCCATTGAAACCGGCCTGCCCAAAATGCGCATTGAGGAAGCTGCCGCCCGCAAGCAGGCCCGCATCGACTCGCACAAGGAGATTATTGTGGGCGTGAACAAGTACCGCCCCAGCCAGGAAACGGTAGGCAACGAGCAGCAGATTGAGGTGCTGGACATTGACAACGCCGCCGTGCGCGAGTCGCAGATTGCGCGCCTGAACAAGATTAAGGCCGAGCGCGACAACGCCTCGGTGCAGGCCGCGCTGGATGTGCTGACGGAAGCTGCCCGCACCGGCCAGGGCAACCTGCTGGAGCTGGCCGTGCACGCCGCCCGCTTCCGCGCCACGCTGGGCGAGATTTCCGATGCCCTGGAGAAAGTATACGGCCGCCACCAGGCCACCATTCGCGCCATATCAGGCGTGTATTCTGCCGAAATGGACTACGATCAGGAATTTGCCAAAGCCCGCGACGCGGCCGATGCCTTTGCCCGCAACGAAGGCCGCCGCCCCCGCATGATGGTGGCCAAAATGGGTCAGGACGGCCACGACCGGGGCTCCAAAATCATTGCCACCTCCTTCGCCGATGTAGGTTTCGACGTGGACATTGCGCCCCTGTTCCAGACGCCCGAGGAAGTAGCCCGCCAGGCCGTGGAGAATGACGTGCACGTGGTAGGTGTCAGCAGCCTCGCCGCTGGCCACAAAACCCTCATTCCCCAGCTTATTGAGGAGCTAAAGAAGCTGGGCCGCGAAGACATCCTCGTTATTGCCGGCGGCGTGATTCCGGCTCAGGATTACCAGTTCCTGTATGATGCCGGGGTGGCCGGTGTGTATGGCCCGGGGACGGTTATTGCCGTGGCCGCGCAGGAGATATTGGAGAAGTTGGGGGAGTAA
- a CDS encoding endonuclease/exonuclease/phosphatase family protein, with product MRPFVLLLLSLLLCCPLMAAPKKAVPLRVATYNLRLNIASDGADAWPLRKEMVKSLVRYHDFDVFGTQEGFRGQLADVAELPEYAFVGHGRDDGKEAGEHSAIFYKKSRLQLLQTGDFWLSQTPDQPSKGWDATCCNRICTWAKFRDVLTKKEFFFFSVHFDHQGVEARRQSGRLMVQKIQEIAKNALVICVGDFNSTPDTEQIQTMQTLLRDAYQITEKPAYGPVGTFNAFKLDAPLTDRIDYIFVSQGISVLDYGVLTDSLRGHYPSDHFPVVVTVTLPGKNR from the coding sequence ATGCGCCCATTCGTTCTTTTACTCCTGAGCCTGCTGCTATGCTGCCCCCTCATGGCCGCCCCCAAAAAGGCGGTACCGTTGCGGGTGGCCACCTATAATCTGCGTTTGAACATTGCCAGTGATGGGGCTGATGCCTGGCCGCTGCGCAAGGAAATGGTCAAAAGCCTGGTGCGCTACCACGATTTTGACGTGTTCGGCACGCAGGAGGGTTTTCGGGGTCAGCTAGCGGATGTGGCGGAGCTGCCGGAATATGCCTTTGTGGGCCACGGCCGTGATGATGGCAAGGAAGCCGGCGAGCATTCGGCCATTTTCTACAAGAAAAGCCGGCTGCAGCTGCTGCAAACGGGGGATTTCTGGCTGAGTCAAACCCCGGATCAACCGTCTAAAGGCTGGGATGCCACCTGCTGCAACCGCATCTGCACCTGGGCCAAATTCCGGGACGTGCTAACCAAAAAGGAGTTCTTCTTTTTCAGCGTCCACTTTGATCATCAGGGCGTGGAAGCCCGCCGCCAGTCGGGCCGGCTGATGGTGCAGAAGATTCAGGAAATAGCCAAAAATGCCCTCGTCATCTGCGTCGGCGACTTCAACTCCACCCCCGACACCGAGCAGATTCAGACCATGCAGACGTTGTTGCGTGACGCGTATCAGATAACCGAAAAGCCCGCATACGGCCCCGTGGGCACCTTCAACGCCTTTAAGCTGGATGCTCCGCTCACGGACCGCATTGACTACATCTTTGTGAGTCAGGGCATTTCTGTGCTTGACTATGGCGTACTGACCGACTCCCTGCGCGGGCATTATCCCTCCGACCATTTTCCGGTGGTCGTCACTGTGACCTTGCCGGGAAAAAACAGATAG
- a CDS encoding bifunctional metallophosphatase/5'-nucleotidase, with the protein MNRRDFLKNSALGAASLSLLGLSLPAAAADASRLVILHTNDMHSRIEPFPDNASQWAGMGGMARRAALIEQIRKQEPHVLLLDSGDIFQGTPYFNFFGGELELKLMTQMGYEASTLGNHDFDNGLEGLQKQLPNAGFPFLIANYDFSQTPLAGRFQPYKVFEKAGHRIGVFGIGIELAGLVSDRNFGATKYLDPVAVSKEMVAKLRGAEKCDMVICLSHLGYKYESNKIDDRKLAAQVSGIDLILGGHTHTFLDAPDPVKSPDGRATLINQVGWSGINLGRLDYTFERGTRRASVAQASVLPVHTA; encoded by the coding sequence ATGAACCGCCGCGACTTTCTAAAAAACAGCGCCCTGGGTGCTGCCAGCCTGAGCCTGCTGGGCCTGAGCCTCCCGGCTGCCGCCGCCGATGCCTCGCGCCTCGTGATTCTGCATACCAACGACATGCACTCGCGCATTGAGCCCTTCCCCGATAATGCCAGCCAGTGGGCCGGCATGGGCGGTATGGCCCGGCGCGCGGCGCTTATTGAGCAAATTCGCAAGCAGGAGCCGCACGTGCTGCTGCTGGACTCCGGTGATATTTTCCAGGGCACGCCTTACTTCAACTTCTTCGGGGGGGAGCTGGAACTGAAGCTGATGACCCAGATGGGCTACGAAGCCTCCACCTTGGGTAACCACGACTTCGATAATGGCCTGGAAGGCCTGCAGAAGCAGCTGCCCAACGCGGGCTTCCCCTTCCTCATTGCCAACTACGACTTCTCCCAAACCCCGCTGGCCGGGCGTTTCCAGCCCTACAAGGTATTTGAGAAAGCCGGCCACCGCATTGGCGTGTTCGGCATCGGCATTGAGCTGGCCGGGCTGGTTTCCGACCGCAACTTCGGCGCTACAAAATACCTGGACCCAGTAGCGGTATCGAAGGAAATGGTAGCCAAACTGCGCGGCGCGGAAAAGTGCGACATGGTTATTTGCCTTTCGCACCTGGGCTATAAGTACGAAAGCAATAAAATTGACGACCGGAAGCTGGCCGCACAGGTCAGCGGCATCGACCTGATTCTGGGCGGGCACACGCACACCTTCCTGGATGCGCCCGACCCCGTGAAGAGCCCTGACGGCCGCGCAACGCTGATTAACCAGGTAGGCTGGTCCGGCATTAACCTCGGCCGGCTGGATTATACCTTCGAGCGGGGTACGCGCCGGGCCAGCGTAGCGCAGGCTTCGGTGCTGCCCGTGCACACCGCCTGA
- a CDS encoding 5'-nucleotidase C-terminal domain-containing protein has protein sequence MNRSFSNVLFAALLTLGAGSACQRAPYQATAQLPTVTAQPVSKALPADPQVEAVIAPYHQKVEEQMNQVLGTAPVAIKKNPGESPLANFVADLQRERASAALKENIDLGVMTNGGLRAELPAGNITLGSVFELMPFENELVVLDAPGSVVQQLFDYGARVKMAFSNATYTVSPDGKPTDIRIGGKPFDATRTYTIAISDYLAGGGDQMTFFKTIVPRKTGVLLRTAIAEHIQALTKQGKPVVAKVEGRVK, from the coding sequence ATGAATCGCTCCTTTTCTAATGTACTCTTTGCCGCGCTGCTGACTTTGGGAGCCGGCTCGGCTTGCCAGCGGGCCCCTTACCAGGCCACGGCGCAGCTGCCCACCGTTACCGCCCAGCCCGTTAGCAAAGCCCTGCCCGCCGACCCCCAGGTGGAGGCCGTTATTGCGCCCTATCATCAGAAAGTAGAAGAGCAGATGAATCAGGTGCTGGGCACGGCCCCGGTAGCTATCAAAAAGAATCCGGGCGAGTCGCCGCTGGCTAACTTTGTGGCTGATCTGCAGCGCGAGCGGGCCTCTGCCGCCCTCAAAGAGAACATTGACCTGGGCGTAATGACCAACGGCGGGCTGCGCGCTGAGCTGCCGGCCGGCAACATCACCCTGGGCTCCGTGTTTGAGCTGATGCCTTTCGAGAATGAGCTGGTGGTGCTGGATGCGCCCGGCAGCGTGGTGCAGCAGCTGTTCGACTATGGAGCCCGCGTGAAAATGGCCTTTTCCAACGCCACCTATACCGTCTCGCCCGATGGTAAGCCCACCGATATCCGCATCGGCGGCAAACCCTTCGATGCCACGCGCACTTATACCATTGCCATTTCCGATTACCTGGCCGGCGGCGGCGACCAGATGACGTTTTTCAAGACCATTGTGCCCCGCAAAACCGGCGTGCTGCTGCGCACCGCCATTGCCGAGCACATTCAGGCCCTCACCAAGCAGGGCAAGCCGGTAGTGGCCAAGGTAGAAGGACGAGTGAAGTAA
- a CDS encoding methylmalonyl-CoA mutase family protein, with protein sequence MADSPRPVPVSFTEFEPVTTAQWQQRLSRDLKGADLATLQWHTPDGLTMEPFYHREALEVLGGPLPPLLHTAPEGWRNVPTYQVPAKENGHAAIDRAAAAITLGATGAHFVLADASGFDVDYLHQQLPLHATYVGYTVHQNPSELVQRLLVTGTSSLQGFLSCDPITNHAPDLSLQLISLRKAIALTHPHPGFHALALNGAYFANRGGTITQQLGFLLAAAAAYLSELPSGLLSVADVAKAMQVQVGLNPSYFPEMAKLRALRRLWATLLHAYGVPAQIAEALPIFATTSSWSQTTLDAHTNLLRVTTETMAAVLGGADAVSVTPFDSVFHEPNEFAERLARNLPILLREEAFLGRVADPAAGSYYLETLTDKLASEGWGLFQKVEVEGGLPAAASMVALELHGAAQAQFHRIATGEQVVVGTNRFQNPQEKFDFNPKKLLRSKNFDSTRATYPTEVLRLATALHFERREKKNKRAAVVLLGPGTNQLILESFLRTLPHHERPELDAAHPEGTLSVLFSSPEEVTLMYATPTQFRELARVVYRVEPSDDTFVPPTLLTGDLATLQEGVRLYGFQEFTVQGYSTEDVLARLQGR encoded by the coding sequence ATGGCTGATTCTCCGCGCCCCGTGCCCGTTTCTTTCACTGAGTTTGAACCCGTGACCACCGCGCAGTGGCAGCAGCGCCTGAGCCGCGACCTGAAAGGAGCCGACCTGGCCACGCTGCAATGGCACACCCCGGACGGCCTCACCATGGAGCCTTTCTACCACCGCGAGGCGCTGGAAGTGCTCGGTGGGCCTCTCCCACCGCTGCTGCACACCGCCCCCGAAGGCTGGCGCAACGTGCCCACCTACCAGGTGCCCGCCAAAGAAAACGGCCATGCCGCCATCGACCGCGCCGCTGCCGCTATTACTCTGGGCGCTACTGGCGCGCATTTTGTGCTGGCTGATGCCTCCGGTTTTGATGTAGACTACCTGCACCAGCAGCTGCCCCTGCACGCTACGTATGTGGGCTATACGGTGCACCAGAATCCCTCTGAGCTGGTACAGCGCCTCCTGGTAACCGGTACTTCTTCCCTGCAGGGCTTCCTGAGCTGTGACCCAATTACCAACCACGCGCCCGACCTGAGCCTGCAGCTGATTTCCCTGCGCAAAGCCATTGCCCTCACGCATCCTCACCCCGGATTTCATGCTCTGGCCCTCAATGGCGCCTACTTTGCCAACCGCGGCGGCACTATTACCCAACAGCTGGGCTTTTTGCTGGCCGCTGCCGCTGCGTACCTGAGCGAACTGCCTTCGGGTTTATTATCCGTAGCCGATGTGGCCAAAGCCATGCAGGTGCAGGTGGGCCTCAACCCCTCTTATTTCCCGGAAATGGCCAAGCTGCGCGCCCTCCGCCGTTTGTGGGCTACGCTGCTGCACGCGTATGGCGTGCCGGCACAGATAGCCGAAGCCCTGCCCATATTTGCTACTACCTCTTCCTGGAGCCAGACCACGCTGGATGCGCACACCAATCTGCTGCGCGTAACTACCGAAACCATGGCCGCCGTGCTGGGCGGGGCCGATGCCGTGAGCGTGACGCCCTTCGACAGCGTGTTTCATGAGCCCAATGAGTTTGCGGAGCGGCTGGCGCGCAACCTGCCTATTCTGCTCCGCGAAGAGGCCTTTCTGGGCCGCGTAGCCGACCCCGCCGCCGGCTCCTACTACCTCGAAACCCTAACGGATAAGCTGGCCAGCGAAGGTTGGGGCCTTTTTCAGAAAGTAGAAGTGGAAGGCGGGCTGCCCGCCGCGGCCAGTATGGTGGCCCTGGAGCTGCACGGCGCGGCCCAGGCCCAGTTCCACCGCATTGCCACCGGCGAGCAGGTAGTAGTAGGCACCAACCGCTTCCAGAACCCCCAGGAGAAGTTCGACTTCAACCCCAAAAAGCTCCTGCGCAGCAAAAACTTCGACAGCACCCGCGCTACTTACCCCACCGAGGTGCTGCGCCTGGCCACCGCCCTGCACTTTGAGCGCCGCGAGAAGAAAAACAAGCGCGCCGCCGTGGTATTGCTGGGTCCGGGTACCAACCAGCTGATTCTGGAATCGTTCCTGCGCACCCTACCGCACCACGAGCGGCCGGAGCTGGATGCCGCCCACCCGGAAGGCACGCTCTCCGTGCTGTTTTCCTCTCCCGAGGAAGTAACGCTGATGTACGCCACGCCCACCCAGTTCCGGGAGCTGGCGCGGGTGGTCTACCGCGTAGAGCCCTCCGACGACACCTTTGTACCGCCCACCCTGCTCACCGGCGACCTGGCTACCCTGCAGGAAGGCGTGCGCCTCTACGGCTTCCAGGAATTTACCGTACAGGGCTACAGCACCGAAGACGTACTGGCCCGCCTGCAGGGAAGGTGA